In the Deinococcus ficus genome, one interval contains:
- a CDS encoding RluA family pseudouridine synthase, with protein sequence MPDVSPLLLTATPGRLDAVVSALVGASRSQVALWIEAGAVQVAGVSVTKPSLKLRGGEALSVTPPPPPGASVEAEDIPLDVLYEDDWLIAVNKPPGMVTHPAPGVVTGTLVNALLGRVPLPEQPDFDSEAGFRPGIVHRLDKDTSGVIVVAKTVEAHARLAAAFKDRETRKVYLAVAAGAWKAERPAQVDVPIGRHPVQRQRMTVGGANPREAQTLFTPLAAHPDGHGRTLALVRAQPRTGRTHQIRVHLAHLGSPILGDTVYGRASEVMPRQALHAQFLTLPHPGTGELLHLHAPAPDDLLSAWVALGGALPADLESPTTL encoded by the coding sequence GTGCCGGACGTTTCCCCTCTACTCCTGACCGCCACGCCGGGCCGCCTGGACGCGGTCGTGTCGGCGCTGGTGGGCGCGAGCCGGTCCCAGGTGGCCCTCTGGATCGAGGCGGGGGCGGTGCAGGTGGCCGGCGTGAGCGTCACCAAACCCAGCCTGAAGCTGCGCGGCGGGGAGGCGCTGAGCGTCACGCCGCCCCCGCCGCCCGGCGCGAGCGTGGAGGCCGAGGACATCCCGCTGGACGTGCTCTACGAGGACGACTGGCTGATCGCCGTGAACAAGCCGCCGGGCATGGTGACGCACCCGGCGCCGGGCGTGGTGACGGGCACGCTGGTGAACGCCCTGCTGGGCCGCGTGCCGCTGCCCGAACAGCCGGATTTCGATTCCGAGGCGGGATTCCGGCCGGGCATCGTGCACCGGCTGGACAAGGACACCAGCGGCGTGATCGTGGTGGCGAAGACGGTGGAGGCGCACGCGCGGCTGGCGGCGGCGTTCAAGGACCGGGAGACGCGCAAGGTGTACCTCGCGGTCGCGGCCGGGGCGTGGAAGGCCGAGCGGCCCGCGCAGGTGGACGTGCCCATCGGCCGGCACCCGGTGCAGCGGCAGCGGATGACGGTGGGCGGCGCGAACCCCCGCGAGGCGCAGACGCTGTTCACGCCACTGGCCGCGCACCCGGACGGGCACGGGCGGACGCTGGCGCTGGTGCGGGCGCAGCCACGCACCGGGCGCACCCACCAGATCCGGGTGCATCTGGCGCACCTGGGCAGCCCGATCCTGGGGGACACGGTGTACGGCCGGGCGTCGGAGGTGATGCCCCGGCAGGCGCTGCACGCGCAGTTCCTGACGCTGCCGCACCCCGGGACGGGCGAGCTGCTGCATCTGCACGCGCCCGCCCCGGACGACCTGCTGAGTGCCTGGGTGGCGCTGGGCGGCGCCCTGCCGGCCGACCTGGAAAGCCCAACTACGCTGTAA
- a CDS encoding carboxymuconolactone decarboxylase family protein — MSFIGTVPVQSAEGEVRKLYGRQQATLGYVPNYVKVFSLRPEVYAAWAGLLDGVRGNMDARRYELVTLAAARALGSSYCSLAHGKVLRDRFYAPEALARIAGDFRTASLDPLDRAVMAFAEQVARDAASVTAQDVAGLRDLGLTDTEIFDVAAAASARCFFSKMLDALGAEPDAAYAELEGELQETLTVGRAITTRAPERLP; from the coding sequence ATGTCTTTCATCGGTACGGTGCCGGTCCAGAGCGCGGAGGGTGAGGTGCGCAAGCTGTACGGGCGCCAGCAGGCCACCCTGGGGTACGTGCCCAATTACGTGAAGGTGTTCAGCCTGCGCCCGGAGGTGTATGCGGCCTGGGCGGGCCTGCTGGACGGCGTGCGCGGGAACATGGACGCCCGGCGGTACGAGCTGGTGACGCTGGCGGCGGCGCGGGCGCTGGGCAGTTCGTACTGTTCGCTGGCGCACGGGAAGGTGCTGCGGGACCGCTTCTACGCCCCGGAGGCGCTGGCGCGGATCGCCGGGGATTTCCGGACGGCCAGCCTGGACCCGCTGGACCGGGCGGTCATGGCGTTCGCCGAGCAGGTCGCGCGGGACGCTGCGTCCGTCACGGCGCAGGACGTCGCGGGCCTGCGCGACCTGGGCCTGACGGACACCGAGATCTTCGACGTGGCGGCCGCGGCGAGCGCGCGGTGTTTCTTCAGCAAGATGCTGGACGCCCTGGGCGCCGAGCCGGACGCGGCGTACGCCGAGCTTGAGGGCGAGTTGCAGGAGACGCTGACGGTGGGCCGCGCCATCACGACCCGAGCGCCGGAACGCCTGCCCTGA
- a CDS encoding MBL fold metallo-hydrolase codes for MTGELLRFFPRLNPSANSVLLLGPRPILVDTGFGSGVADLEQWLHAQGTPPHTLSLIVNTHHHSDHVGGNHHLQQQYGLPVAAHPWEAHPVNHRHPEACGARWLNQPVQAYRVQTLLHAGDTLDTGHAGWQVLHTPGHSPGHLSLHHPDSGTLIAGDAALAGDVGWVNLYRDGLQALEQSIETTGRLAALNLRVIYPGHGEPITDPARTLAAAHARLTRWRAEPEKVAWHGCKRILTFALMYRGGLTAPELDAYFQDSPWFHEFARHAFGLSPDAFRTALIQELLRAGAAAWVDGRLTALGPHAVPAPGWLTGAARPQDWTQP; via the coding sequence ATGACCGGCGAGCTCCTGCGTTTCTTCCCGCGCCTGAACCCCAGCGCGAACAGCGTGCTGCTGCTCGGCCCGCGGCCCATCCTGGTGGACACCGGCTTCGGCAGCGGCGTGGCCGACCTGGAACAGTGGCTGCACGCCCAGGGCACCCCCCCGCACACCCTGAGCCTGATCGTGAACACCCACCACCACAGTGACCACGTCGGCGGCAACCACCACCTCCAGCAGCAGTACGGCCTGCCGGTCGCCGCGCACCCCTGGGAAGCGCACCCCGTGAACCACCGCCACCCGGAAGCGTGCGGGGCCCGCTGGCTGAACCAGCCCGTCCAGGCCTACCGCGTGCAGACCCTGCTGCACGCCGGCGACACGCTGGACACCGGGCACGCCGGCTGGCAGGTGCTGCACACCCCGGGCCACTCGCCCGGCCATCTCAGCCTGCACCACCCGGACAGCGGCACCCTGATCGCCGGGGACGCCGCCCTGGCCGGCGACGTCGGCTGGGTGAACCTGTACCGCGACGGCCTGCAGGCCCTGGAACAGAGCATCGAGACGACCGGGCGCCTCGCCGCCCTGAACCTGCGCGTCATCTACCCTGGCCACGGGGAGCCGATCACCGACCCGGCCCGCACACTGGCCGCCGCCCACGCCCGACTCACCCGCTGGCGGGCCGAACCGGAGAAGGTCGCCTGGCACGGCTGCAAACGCATCCTCACCTTCGCCCTGATGTACCGCGGCGGCCTGACCGCACCGGAACTGGACGCCTACTTCCAGGACAGCCCCTGGTTCCACGAGTTCGCCCGGCACGCCTTCGGCCTGAGTCCCGACGCCTTCCGCACGGCGCTGATTCAGGAACTGCTGCGCGCCGGAGCGGCCGCCTGGGTGGACGGCCGCCTCACCGCCCTCGGCCCGCACGCGGTGCCGGCCCCCGGCTGGCTCACCGGCGCCGCCCGGCCCCAGGACTGGACTCAGCCCTGA
- a CDS encoding ATP-binding protein: protein MVLGTEDATPVSFWFAVLSGASVQMDDLVAVETRKPDGSRVHFYGIVDHVRTRHEGVSFDSDVQDVVAGLLPASVSYAARVLVTRVDPEDFIPPQPGDRVRHATGDSLKLALSADKMDFSFAGGLLADGQVLPINYQFVNGEQGGHINISGISGVATKTSYALFLLHSIFRGGVLERRGEGHNTRALIFNVKGEDLLFLDQPNRKVTDKEGTVETRKGWSQGRYPRLNLPVTPFRDVQFLAPPKGGSGEAIVPDVEQRAEGVTPFVFTLREFAAKRMLPYVFSDASASLNLGFVIGNIEEKLARLSAGDTTPYLTVDDWTPDTDVLIEEDVRFDEMGRTRLTTFSQLISYLEFKLLDQNDGEGDPKWVLKQNQGTLRAFVRRLRGVQKHLTPLVRGDLTAPQAERYRPDLLRRGVQTSVVDIHKLGAHAQSFVVGVLLRDLFEHKEKYGRQDTVFVVLDELNKYAPREGDSPIKDVLLDIAERGRSLGIILIGAQQTASEVERRIVSNAAIRVVGRLDLAEAERPEYRFLPQSFRGRAGILQPGTMLVSQPDVPNPVLVNYPFPAWATRKDEVDDLNGQSAQDVGEDWLR from the coding sequence ATGGTGCTGGGCACCGAGGACGCCACCCCGGTCAGTTTCTGGTTCGCGGTCCTGAGTGGCGCGAGCGTGCAGATGGACGACCTGGTCGCCGTGGAGACCCGCAAACCGGACGGGAGCCGCGTGCACTTCTACGGCATCGTGGACCACGTCCGCACCCGGCACGAGGGCGTGAGTTTCGACAGTGACGTGCAGGACGTCGTGGCGGGCCTGCTGCCGGCCAGCGTGAGCTACGCCGCGCGGGTGCTGGTCACGCGCGTGGACCCCGAGGACTTCATTCCCCCGCAGCCCGGGGACCGCGTGCGGCACGCGACCGGCGACAGTCTGAAGCTGGCCCTGAGCGCGGACAAGATGGACTTCTCGTTCGCGGGCGGCCTGCTGGCCGACGGGCAGGTCCTGCCGATCAACTACCAGTTCGTGAACGGCGAGCAGGGCGGGCACATCAACATCAGCGGGATTTCCGGCGTGGCGACCAAGACCAGCTACGCGCTGTTCCTGCTGCACAGCATCTTCCGGGGCGGCGTGCTGGAGCGCCGCGGCGAGGGGCACAACACGCGCGCGCTGATCTTCAACGTGAAGGGCGAGGACCTGCTGTTCCTGGACCAGCCCAACCGCAAGGTCACGGACAAGGAGGGCACCGTGGAAACCCGCAAGGGCTGGTCACAGGGCCGCTACCCGCGCCTGAACCTGCCGGTGACGCCCTTCCGGGACGTGCAGTTCCTCGCGCCGCCGAAAGGAGGCAGTGGGGAGGCCATCGTGCCGGACGTGGAGCAGCGCGCCGAGGGCGTGACGCCCTTCGTGTTCACGCTGCGGGAATTCGCGGCCAAGCGCATGCTGCCGTACGTGTTCAGCGACGCCTCCGCCAGCCTGAACCTGGGCTTCGTGATCGGAAACATCGAGGAGAAGCTCGCCCGCCTGAGCGCCGGGGACACCACCCCGTACCTCACCGTGGACGACTGGACCCCCGACACGGACGTGCTGATCGAGGAGGACGTCCGCTTCGACGAGATGGGCAGGACGCGCCTGACGACCTTCTCCCAGCTGATCAGCTACCTGGAATTCAAGCTGCTGGACCAGAACGACGGCGAGGGCGACCCGAAATGGGTCCTGAAGCAGAACCAGGGCACCCTGCGGGCCTTCGTGCGGCGGCTGCGCGGCGTGCAGAAGCACCTTACGCCCCTGGTGCGCGGTGACCTGACCGCCCCGCAGGCCGAACGCTACCGCCCGGACCTGCTGCGCCGCGGCGTGCAGACCAGCGTGGTGGACATCCACAAGCTCGGCGCCCACGCGCAGAGTTTCGTGGTGGGCGTGCTGCTGCGCGACCTGTTCGAACACAAGGAGAAGTACGGCCGGCAGGACACCGTGTTCGTGGTGCTGGACGAACTGAACAAGTACGCCCCGCGCGAGGGCGACAGCCCCATCAAGGACGTGCTCCTGGACATCGCCGAACGCGGCCGCAGCTTGGGCATCATCCTGATCGGCGCGCAGCAGACCGCCAGCGAGGTCGAACGCCGCATCGTCAGCAACGCCGCCATCCGCGTGGTGGGGCGCCTGGACCTCGCGGAAGCCGAGCGGCCCGAGTACCGCTTCCTGCCGCAGAGCTTCCGGGGCCGCGCCGGCATCCTGCAACCCGGCACCATGCTCGTCTCCCAGCCCGACGTGCCCAACCCCGTGCTCGTGAACTACCCCTTCCCCGCCTGGGCCACCCGCAAGGACGAGGTGGACGACCTGAACGGCCAGAGCGCCCAGGACGTCGGCGAGGACTGGCTGCGGTAG
- a CDS encoding winged helix-turn-helix domain-containing protein → MSHVVVIEDEGTVRDVLRFHLERAGLRVTALDATHGALDVLAGADALVLDWMLPGESGLSFLRRLRDDTELRRLPVLMLTARAAEAERVEGLESGADDYLTKPFSAAELVARVRALLRRAAPDAPQVLSNGPLVVDVAAAEARMSGRRLNLTRREFDLLAFLLQHAGRVYSRTELLDRVWGADFLGGERTVDQHVTQLRAHLADDPGRPGFLETVRGKGYRMRPWTAGAEG, encoded by the coding sequence ATGAGCCACGTCGTTGTAATCGAGGACGAGGGAACCGTCCGGGACGTCCTGCGCTTCCACCTGGAGCGGGCGGGGCTGCGGGTCACGGCCCTGGACGCCACGCACGGGGCGCTGGACGTCCTGGCGGGCGCGGACGCGCTGGTGCTGGACTGGATGCTGCCCGGCGAGAGCGGCCTGAGCTTCCTGCGCCGCCTGCGCGACGACACCGAGCTGCGGCGCCTGCCGGTGCTGATGCTGACCGCCCGCGCCGCCGAGGCCGAGCGGGTCGAGGGCCTGGAATCCGGAGCGGACGATTACCTGACAAAACCGTTCAGTGCTGCGGAACTGGTGGCGCGGGTGCGGGCCCTGCTGCGCCGCGCCGCGCCGGACGCCCCGCAGGTGCTCTCGAACGGGCCGCTGGTGGTGGACGTGGCGGCCGCCGAGGCGCGCATGTCGGGCCGGCGCCTGAACCTCACGCGCCGGGAGTTCGACCTGCTGGCCTTCCTGCTCCAGCACGCCGGGCGGGTGTACTCCCGCACGGAACTGCTGGACCGGGTGTGGGGCGCGGACTTCCTGGGCGGCGAGCGGACGGTGGACCAGCACGTCACGCAGCTGCGCGCGCACCTCGCGGACGACCCGGGCCGCCCGGGGTTCCTGGAGACGGTGCGCGGCAAGGGGTACCGCATGCGGCCCTGGACGGCCGGGGCGGAGGGGTGA
- the metK gene encoding methionine adenosyltransferase: MRKFYTSESVSEGHPDKLADFISDSILDEFLRQEPTSRVAVETLLTTGMAVVAGEVTAKTAHVDVQRTVRDAVMKVGYTRANYGFDAEYSAVLVSLHEQSPEIAGGVNHSEEWRGMTGAERQDPANAYSMIGAGDQGLMFGYATDETPELMPLPISLAHKITRKLAELRKSGVLTYLRPDAKAQVTVVRDGEPHEASFTAVDTIVISAQHSDDVTQDQIRQDMLAHVIPAVIPAELLTPDTKYFINPSGRFVIGGPHGDTGLTGRKIIVDTYGGAVPHGGGAFSGKDPTKVDRSAAYYARYIAKNIVAAGLARRALVEVAYAIGRANPVSLRVDTYGTGTVSDERLAELVAAHFDARPQAIIAQLDLQRPIYAQTAAYGHFGRPEFPWEQTDRAQTLKTAAAK, translated from the coding sequence ATGCGCAAGTTCTACACGTCGGAATCCGTCTCGGAAGGCCACCCGGACAAGCTCGCGGACTTCATCTCGGACAGCATCCTGGACGAGTTCCTGCGGCAAGAACCGACCAGCCGCGTGGCCGTGGAGACGCTGCTCACCACCGGCATGGCCGTCGTCGCCGGTGAGGTCACCGCGAAGACCGCGCACGTGGACGTGCAACGCACCGTGCGTGACGCCGTGATGAAGGTCGGGTACACCCGCGCCAACTACGGCTTCGACGCCGAGTACAGCGCCGTGCTGGTCAGCCTGCACGAGCAGTCCCCGGAGATCGCCGGCGGCGTGAACCACAGCGAGGAGTGGCGCGGCATGACGGGCGCCGAGCGCCAGGACCCCGCCAACGCCTACAGCATGATCGGCGCCGGCGACCAGGGCCTCATGTTCGGGTACGCCACCGACGAGACCCCGGAACTGATGCCGCTGCCCATCAGCCTCGCGCACAAGATCACCCGCAAACTCGCCGAACTGCGCAAGAGCGGCGTCCTGACCTACCTGCGGCCCGACGCGAAGGCCCAGGTCACCGTCGTGCGCGACGGCGAACCCCACGAGGCCAGCTTCACGGCCGTGGACACCATCGTCATCAGCGCCCAGCACAGCGACGACGTCACCCAGGACCAGATCCGCCAGGACATGCTGGCGCACGTGATCCCCGCCGTGATCCCGGCGGAACTCCTCACGCCCGACACGAAGTACTTCATCAACCCCAGCGGCCGCTTCGTGATCGGCGGCCCCCACGGCGACACCGGCCTGACCGGCCGCAAGATCATCGTGGACACCTACGGCGGCGCCGTGCCCCACGGCGGCGGGGCCTTCTCCGGCAAGGACCCCACCAAGGTGGACCGCTCCGCGGCGTACTACGCCCGCTACATCGCCAAGAACATCGTCGCCGCCGGGCTGGCCCGCCGCGCCCTGGTGGAGGTCGCCTACGCCATCGGCCGCGCCAACCCCGTGAGCCTGCGCGTGGACACCTACGGCACCGGCACCGTCAGCGACGAGCGCCTGGCGGAACTGGTCGCCGCGCACTTCGACGCCCGCCCGCAGGCGATCATCGCGCAGCTGGACCTGCAGCGCCCCATCTACGCCCAGACCGCCGCGTACGGCCACTTCGGCCGCCCGGAATTCCCCTGGGAGCAGACCGACCGCGCCCAGACCCTGAAAACCGCCGCCGCGAAGTAA